tgtgtgtggtgtgtgcgcgcgcgctcgTGCCTGCGCGTTTGCAGAGCCATCCTGCCCCAGGCGCCTGCTGGGGTCTGGAGCCTTCCCGGGCTCTTCCTAAGCTCCATCGCCACCCTCTGGGCAAGGTAGGTGACGCCTTCGCGCGGTCTTCGCGGGGATCTAAAGGAGCCCTGACAGGTGTGTAGCGCGCTCTCCGGGATGCGGGAGCTTAGGTTCCAAAGCCCGCGGTTCCGCAGACTGGAAGAGCGGGGcttgggaggggtggggcctCGAGACAATTGAGGTCTTGAAGGtagaagagggagaaagtgatTTGGCCGCAGAAGGAGGGAGGAACTTTTTTTAGGGGGCGGGGCCTCGTGAACCCCTGTCGTTCCAAGAGGAGGCTGGTGCTGGGAAACCATCCAGGCCAACTTCAAGTGAGGTTTCCCCACCGTGCCCTCCCCCGCACCCCTTTTCTACAAGAAATGAGTAGTGCTGGGAAATTCCAGGGGGCGGAgtccggaggaggaggaggatttaGCATAAAGAGCTAGGGGTGCTCTGGGGATGGGTTTGAGCCATCCCCAGACTCAAAGGCGGGCGAACAAGCAGGGAAGCCGCGTCTGGACCGGCAGGGAGATGGGGTTAGGGTACAAGGGGGACCCCATCTAGTGAGGGCAAATTTTAGACCAGCAGGGGTGGGCCTAGACTAGATGACCAGTCTGGATTGATGTCATGAAAgaagagggttgttttttttttttttaatttttgggtttttaaaaagattttatttattcatgagagacacagagagacagagacataggctgagggagaagcaagctccctgaggtgagcctgatgctggactccattccaggacccgggatcatgacctgcaccaaaggcagatgctcaaccactgagccacccgaagGAACAGTTTAGATCAGCAAGGGACCCAGCCTGGAGAATCAGAGCGACATTTCCACATTAATAGGGTTGAAACGAGTGTGGGACCCGGGAGAAAGCCCAGGTTTATAACGTTAAGGATCGAGTTAGACTAGTCAGGGTAGGGCTTGGAAACCCAGGCGGGGATCACTCATCACGGTCAGGGTTTAGACCATACCCAACAGGATCTGGACCAGCGGGGTCCGGGTTTAGACCAGACTGGtggaggtggggcctgggccaGCTGGGAGTGGGACTTCGGCCATTTAGGAGGGGGCCTAGATCAACTGGGAAGGACTTTAGGCTGTGCATGACAAGGTCTGGGCCAGCTAGGGCCTGGACCATGAGGGGGGCGGGTAGTCCCGACTATGCTATCTTGGGGCAGGGCTGGATTAGCCACGGAGGAGTTTAGAACACCTGGTACGAGACAAGGACCACCCAGGCCAGGACAAGGAGCATTAGGAGGGGGCTAGACCACACGTGGGTGGAGCTTAGACCAACATGGTGCGGGGCCTGGGCCAGCTGCGGGGGGAGTTTAGATCACCTGAGGTGGGATGGGGAGCACTTGGGGCGGGGCTTACACCACCCAGGCGTGGAGCTTAGACCAGTGTGAGGTGGGGTCTAGGCCAGCTGGTGAGTTTAGAGCACGTAGGACGAATGGGGGGGGCAAGGATCACTTGGGGGCGGGGCTTTCACCACCCTGGGTGGAAGCTCAGACCCGCGTGGGGCGGGACCTGGGCCAGCTGTAGAGGAGTTTAGACCGTCTCGGGTGGGACGTGGACCATTCAGGGCGGGACAGGGAGCATTTGGGGCGTGGCCTATGCCACCGAGAGCGGGAGCTTAGGCCCGCTTGGGGCTCAGGCTGGATCGGCGGGGGAGGAGTCTGGAGTACCTGGGACGTGGCAGGAGGCCTTGGTGGGGCTTCCACCAGCCGGCGGTGGAGCCTAGACTACCCCTTCGGCACGGCCTGGGCCGGCGGTGGAGGTGCTTAGAGCCCCCGGGCCGCAGCTCTGacccgcggggcggggccgcggggcgggccggggccgggcgggggcggggccgggggtggcCTCCAGGCTCCCGTCTGACCGTCCCCGCCCAGGCCTGAGCAACATCATCGGCGTGATCGTGTACATCTCGGCCAACGCGGGCGAGCCGGGCCCGAAGCGGGACGAGGAGAAGAAGAACCACTACTCGTACGGCTGGTCCTTCTACTTCGGCGGGCTGTCGTTCATCCTGGCCGAGGTGATCGGCGTGCTGGCCGTCAACATCTACATCGAGCGCAGCCGCGAGGCGCACTGCCAGTCTCGCTCGGACCTGCTCAAggccggcgggggcgcgggcggcagTGGCGGGAGCGGCCCCTCGGCCATCCTCCGTCTGCCCAGTTACCGCTTCCGCTACCGCCGCCGCTCCCGCTCTAGCTCCCGCTCCAGCGAGCCGTCGCCGTCGCGGGACGCCTCTCCCGGCGGCGCCGGGGGCCCGGGCTTCGCCTCCACGGACATCTCCATGTACACGCTCAGCCGCGACCCGTCCAAGGGCAGCGTGGCtgcggggctggcgggggccggcggcggcggcggcggcggcggcggcggcggcggcggcggggcggcggcgtacgggggcgcgggcgcgggcgcgggcgcgggcgcgggcgcgggcggcggcggggcgggcgccgaGCGGGACCGCGGGGGGGCGCCCGGCTTCCTCACGCTGCACAACGCCTTCCCCAAGGAGGCGGGCGGCGGCGTCACGGTCACGGTCACCGGGCCGCcagccgcgcccgcgcccgccccgcccgcgcccgccgcgccggcCCCCGGGACCCTGGCCAAGGAGGCCGCCGCCTCCAACACCAACACGCTCAACAGGAAAACCACGCCGGTGTAGGGGCGCGCCGTGGGGCGCCGAGGGGGCGTGTCCGGGGCGCGTGCGCGGGCGCGCGTGCAACGAGGCTgccgggagcgggggcggggcggggcgcccctccctccccgcgAGCGCGCTGGACACTGCTGAgcctgccccgcgccccgcgctcggCTCGGGACCCCCCAGGGCGGGGGCCGTTGGGGGGGGCgtcgtgttttattttttttgtgggatggggggagggggagggctgtggagtttttttgcagttttgagatgttttctttttaatgttttgctgtgtgcatgtgggggcggggcggggggagggagggactccCAGCCCAGCCCAACTCCTGGAGAGGGGCGCTTAACACACGAATATATAGTTCTACCTACAAACTATATATATGCCCTATGTAAAGAGGCGGAAAGGTGAAGAGAAGGCTTGCGGAAAGGCAAAGTAACAAGGAATGGACGtgggcattcattcattttcattcattattcCACAAGGGTTTATTAAGTGCCTGTTGTGTACCAGGAGGGCCCCAGGGAGGGAACATCACGGGCACTGAGTGTGACTCGTTCATTcattatttgaaatgtatttgtgTACATAAGCACTAGGCATTGTGCTGGATCCCGAGCCTACAGAAGGGAGCCTGCAGACGGGGTCCTCAATGGCCTCATAGAGTTTGCATCTTGTGCAGGAGACAGACATTAATCAAACAGCAACTAGTATATACAAACAGCAAGTAACAGTTCGGACACAAGAGAAACCCGAAATGCTCTGTCAGGGAGGTGTAACCCAGtttaaaaggaaggaatattttaGCTGACATTGAAAGGATGACCAGACATCAGCCAAGTGAAGCTGGGGGAAGTGTCTCAGCCAgagaacagcatatgcaaaggccctggggcaggaagagCTTCCAGGGAGGGCTAAGGTGTAGTGAGGCAGGTGCAGATGGGACAATACAAAGCTGGAGATGTAGACAGAGCCAGGCTGCCCAGGGACTTGTAGGTTAGGTCAGGAGTTTGGATTTCATTCcgagggcagcagggagccacAGAATGGCTTTACACAGAAGCATAATGTGAATAGGGTACAAAAGGGAGGCAGGAAATCAAAGATGAGAGAGGCTGAAATTCAGCATCAAATACAGGCACTGGCCCTTGAAACCCACATTCCCCGGGAGGAAGCAGATAATCACATAAAACACTGAAGCACAGGCCCGGTGTCTGGTGTGCAAGAGAAGCTCTGTGGGACTTAGGCatttgtgttcattcattcattcattcattcagccctTCACTCATTGACGTTTTTGTGCCTCTGGCACCATATCAGGCAGTGTGTTGGAATCAGGATCCCCTAGGGATGAAACAGACCTTACCCCTGCTCTCGAGAAGGAGGAGTCAAAAACTGCAATCCAGGCAGGGCTACTGGTGCTTGACAGGGACCATGATGGACACCTTGACCAGAGAACAGAGTAACCGAGCTCCAGGAGTGGGCTGTACTCAGGGAAACTTTCTGGAGAACAATGCCCAGCCAAGGTTTAAAAAGAATGCATAGGAATCTGCTGAGTGATGAAGGGGGTGACTCAGGCAAAGGCCAGGGGGAGTGGCATAGCGTGCTGTATTTGGGACAGGCTTCACAGTTCTGGGACCCCAGACGacagggtgagggtgggaggttTGGGCAGAACCTAACCTAGTTGAAAGGTGCTGGAGTTCTGGGCTCAGGAGTTTGGGCTTTGTTCTGAGGCTAGTGAGGAGAGACAGGAGAGTTTTGAGCAGCAGAAGTGCAGGACCCGATGTGGGTGTTAGAAGGAGCCACTTGGGAAAGTGGTGAACGGGGCTGATGCTGTGGGATAGGGGAGAAGAAGGTTGTAGGTGAGCAAAGCAAGGgctgtgggggtggtgggggatggTTTTGAAGGCCAGTGAAGATTCAGAAGGGGCGGTGCATAGTGGCTGTCCCTTCATTTGCTCAGTAAATACTCCCCAAAgtctcctgtgtgccaggccctgtgcctgGTGATGCTGGGGGTTGGAGATGCCTCagaccctgccctgccctctagGGCCCCCAGTCTGGTGGGGAGACAGCTGCAGACACAGATGGGAAGGAAGGTGGTACAGGGGCTTTGGTAGCCTCTGCCCTAGTGACTTGAGGCAGCAGaaaggggcagagcagaggggggATGGGATTTGACTGGGTGTTGGGAGGTCCCCTCAGGGGCCCTGTGGGTGGGCAAGAAATGGGGAGAGCCTGGAGGGCAAGGGACCAGGGAGGAATCCCCTGGGGGCAGTTTCAGGGAGCGTGGGTAGAAAATGTGGGGGAAGGAATACAAGACAGGAGCACTGAGTGTAGGGATGCTAAATGGAGAGACAGGAcgaagagaggcagagccagaagaGACAAGTTGGGTAGGAGGGGAGATTCTttggtggaggaggaggtagaACTGGTGGGGGGAGTGGATTCTAGAGTCCAAAGgccagagagcaagaaagaggTGGAGGATGGGTACAAGGCAGGGGgagttggggaggaggggcaatgggaagagggagctgggggaggaaagggaggggaagaaggatgAGGACATAAGAGACCAAAACTGGGAGACttacaaaaataggaaaagttgAAGACACTGCAGGTGACCCAGAGAGGacaagaagaggggcagagagggagcagaggtgCACAAATCAGAGGAGAGATGTCTCAGAGACACACAAGGCTGCATAGTGTCGGAGAGGCAGAAATGGAGAAAGATTCAGAGATCTGCCCAGAGGGAACCCTGGAGACTCGGAAGCAAGCACAACGGACAGGATAAGAACGACCcacttcttttgtttgttttcagtattaGTATTCgagaagtatttattgagtgccatgCCAACCTGGTCTGGACCCAGGCCGGGCCTCGTACATGGCGGTGGGCAGACGGTCAAGGTCCTGCTCTTCTCGAAGCCCAGGACAGACAAATAAGAAACATTTCAGTTACTGAGAAGTGCTTTAACACTAGGCAGGATGTGGTGACGGTGAACAGTGATGGGGCAGAGATGGCTTTGGATGAGGTGTCCCAAGAAGACCTCCCCACAGTGGCAACGTTTGAACAGATATGGGACTTGTGACAAGGAAAGAAGGGACAGGACAAGCACTCGGGCCACCAAAGGCAGTATAAAAGCTCTGTGGGAGTCATGGGTTTGGGAGGAGCCCCCGTTGCAGGCACAATAATGGGGTGAGCAAACCTGGGTGAGGACAGAGTGTAGGCTGAGTGCCCATTGGGGGGTCCTGgtaagaaatttacatttttctagatCTCATGTGAAGCCTTCGCAGGGTTTTGAGCACAGGCACgacatcatatttttatttttaacaacaacaacaacaaaataacagcaCTGTATAGTTGTGCTGAGACTACATTATGagtaaaaagtggaaataaagagTTAGGGGCTGGTGTCCTTGTCCTCTCCGGGCTGATGGTGGCCTGGACCAAAGTGGCgttggtgaggatggagagaaatgGAGGAACAGGTCTGGGAGCTTGGGGGCTGAACCCACAGCAGGGGTAAGTGGAGCACAGGCAGCAGGACAGGAAGTGAGAAGCCAGAGTGACGGAAAGAGGAACTCTTAGTCAGGCTTGTGCAGCACCAAGCTGCAGTGTGTTGCCTGGAAGGGCACCCGGAGCAAGGGATCAGGATTTGGGCGGGAGGGACCAAGTCATCCTTTGGACACGTCAAGTTGTAGATGCCTGCCAGAAAGCAAGGCGGGGTATCCGGTAACTAGGCGGATATGTGAGCTTCGGGGAGAAGCCATGGCTGGAAATGTAAGTTTTGGAAACATCAGCATATAGGAGAATTGAAAGCCATGGGGCTGGATGAGGTGACCTAGGAGGAGAATGCTGACAGGGAAGTGACCCTGGCAGGAGCCTCACCCACATCCGTGGCAGAGGAGAAGAGGATGTATCAGAGGGAGTCACAGGGGATGACCACGAggtaggcagaggccaggaggaagtAGCCAGAGGTGCTGAGAACTGGACAGAGAGCCCAAGAGCCAGAGGACAGCAAGGTTTGACCTGGTGAGAGGTCATTTCAGTGCAATGGTAGGGACCAGAGCCCTGCTTgtgtggaaggagaaagaaaaaggtaggAGCCATGTTTTTGGCATGAAAATAACGAGAGCTTTCATTCCAAAGAAAGTTCATACCTTTTCTGGGAAAAGAGAGCAACAGGATGGAAGATAATCCTGCATCTCAGTGCAGGTGGGCAAGCCGGGTGAGGAGGGGAAGGATTTAGGAGACAGGCAGTGTACTGCACGGAGCCTTGTCTGCTCAGAACACTCTGGTGCCCCTTTAGGTCCCGTTAAGGTTTGGGAAGTCCcagtgggggaaggaaggaacaggTGTCACTCCTTCCAGGAGCCTGGCCATACAATCTCACAGCTGCTGGTCAGGAGACAGGTAGTGAGGCCAGGTAGGATGTACAGGGAGGCGCGCTTTGAAGGGAGCACCTTCCCCAGCGAGGGGGGGACGTGTCTGTGTGTCACATCCCAtttcatccatctgtccaccctTTTAAGTCACCTGATGCACATCTCCCAAGGCTCTTGTGTACCCAGTCCTGGGCTGGGCAATGTTGAGGACACAGATGAGTTCCTCTGGTACCccggccctgccccaggctggtGGGAGAGCTGCACACACAGTCACATTCCAGGGCAACTCATGCTCCAATGCAAGCCACACAGGGCGCTGTGCACGTCCAGAGCAGGGTGGACAGGGCCAGGGTGCAGCAGAGCAGCTGACCACAGACGAAGGTGGTGGAAGGTGGGTCCCACCTGGCCCGTCTGCACAAGGGCTGAGGGAGGGGGTAAAGGGGGGGAAGGTCAGGCCCTGCTGCCATTCCACATGGCTGTCCCCGTCCCTGCCCCCGGGGGGGCTGAAACTGCATGGAAGGTCCCCCGGAGGTGCCCTGTCTAATAAACTCGATGACGAGGACTGTGACTCTGGTTCCAGTACCCCTGACACCCAGCTTCTCCCTGACGCCTGCCCTTTTCACCTCTGGGGTGCTGAAGACACCAAACCAGAATCAGTTCTGCCAGTCATCAAGACCCAGGGATCTGGGCCCCAGTCTTCTGCCCCAGGGGTTGGGCTTctagcccctcctccctcagaccaaGGGTTCAGGCCCCCAGCCTCATTCCTCAGACCAGGAGTCTGTGggcccccagctcctcctccctcagactcAGGGATTTGGGCCCCCAGCACCAAATCCCTCGGACCAGGAGTCCTgaaccccagcccctcctccttcagactcaggagtccaggccccagcccctcctccctcagacccagcaATTCAGGCGTCCAGCCAGGCCTGCTCCGGAGACCAAAACTCCaggtgccctgccctgccccgtcTCCTGCCACCCTGGAGATGGGACCCTCGGCTCCCGCTTGCCCCTTAAGGAAATAAGAGTGCGCTCAGGCTCTAGTCGGGTCAGGATCCCGCCCTCAGGCCCTCCTCCCGGGACAGCCTCCCTCCTCCGCCCGCGTCCCCTTAAAATACCCGAGGTCCCTATGGCAACAGGCGCTGGGCGACAGGTGCGGGTGTTATTTACGGGTCAAGCCTGAAATagccggggagggcagggggtgggcgggAGAGGCGAGCAGAGGGGCCGAGCGGCCGTCCGGGCGGAGCAGGCGGCTGCGTGCAGGACCCGGCGGCTCGGAGGCGTCGCGGAGCTGGAGCCGGGGCGGCGCGGAGGCAGGGGAGCCAGGGGAGCCAGAGGGGGCCCtgcccgggagcccgaggtgggcgGCCTGCGGGAGGCGGCGGGCCTGGGGCTGAGCCTGGAGCGGTCCCGGCCCCGCAGGCCCTGGGAGCCCGGGGGAGGGGAGCCGAAGAACCCCCGAGGGACGGACGCAGAGTCCCTTCCGGGGTCCTGGTTGTCCTGTGAATCCTGGGGGGGCCTTGCCCCTGTTTCCTGAACCTCAGTGGGGACCACAGCCCCTCCCGCTGACCCCGCAGGGACTCCAGGTCCCCCTCCTGAGCCGGGGGCATCCCGCCAGCGCCCTTTTCTGGACCCCACTCTCTCTGAGCCACTAGTCCCTTCTCTGAGACCCAGGAGACTTTCTCTGATCTCCTCTGAATGGCCGGGGAGACACCCACCCCCTTTTCCTGAAGCCAAGCCAGGACTCTGCTGTCCCCTTCCGTGATTGTGGGGGGTTCCACTGCCTTTTTGAGGCTCCAAAGGAGTTCTGATCTCCTCTTCTGTACCCCAGAGGGGACCCACCTTCTCCCTCCAGACACTCTGAGCCCAAAAGGAAGCCGGAGGCATCTCCTCTCAAACACTCAGAGGATTTCAGCAACCTTCCCTGGGTACCCCAAACTCTAAGCTTTTGTGGGGTCCTCAGATCCCTTTCCCCAGGACACCCAGCTTCCCTCTGGTGATTCCTCCCAGTGGCAGCCCAAGTAGGGGGTGACTCAGCTAGTGCCCAGGCCTCCTTCCTCTGGAGCCCTCATGTCCCCCTCCTAGACACCCAGCTTCTAGCTCTGGGCCTTTGGGGTACCTTGCTTTTCCTCTGGGTCCACCTTCATTGCTGAGTTTCTGTGGCCTCCCAGGCCCTCCACTGATTTAGAGGCTTTCCCGGCCAGAGGCactgttttttcctcttctaagCTGCAGAGGCACCTAGACTCCCCCGCTGGAGGTTCCAGGGAAGATTCAGATCTTCCTTTCTTGGAATCCATTGGAAACTGAGCCCTTCATCTCCTTCAGGACCCCAGcctgtccccactccccaccttaGGGCCCCTCCTCAGCTCTGCCTCCTTTGCACCTGTTCTGAGCCCCACCGGGGCCACAGCCTCTGGGATGATGATGTGGTCCAACTTTTTCATGCAAGAGGAGGACCGGAGGCGGCGGGAAGCTGCGGGCCGGCGGAGGGCTCAAGGGCAGCATCAGCTGACCCCCGAGCGGGAGGGGAAGATCAAGCTGGGGCTCCTGCTGAGCGCCGTGGGCGCCACGCTGGCTGTGCTGGCCGTGGGCACCGAGTTCTGGGTGGAGCTCAACACGTACAAGACCAATGGCAGCGCCGTCTGCGAGGCTGCCCACCTGGGGCTGTGGAAGATGTGCACCAAGCGGCTGTGGCAGGCCGACGTGCCGGAGGGCAGAGATACCTGCGGCCCCGCAGAGCTGCCTGGAGGTGAGAGGCCACGCCCCCAGCCCGGGAGTTGTGCCCCAAGATAGTGAGAGTGGTGGGGGTAGGAGAAACCCATACCCCAGAGAGAGCCTGAGTCCCAGGAAGAGAGCTTGGACCCttagaacccccccccccccaatacccACATCAACCCGTGCTCCCTGTAATATCCTTTGCCCCAGGCACAAGCTGTGTGTgttggctgggggggtggggtgggtagaaggtaggaaggagagagaggacagTCTGTACCTCCAGACTAGTCTGTACTGACCATCCTGTACCCCCCCACAAGTGGCC
This portion of the Vulpes lagopus strain Blue_001 chromosome 2, ASM1834538v1, whole genome shotgun sequence genome encodes:
- the CACNG8 gene encoding voltage-dependent calcium channel gamma-8 subunit, giving the protein MTIAISTDYWLYTRAFICNTTNLTASDDAPPHRGGSGSSEKKDPGGLTHSGLWRICCLEGLKRGVCVKINHFPEDTDYDHDSAEYLLRVVRASSIFPILSAILLLLGGVCVAASRVYKSKRNIILGAGILFVAAGLSNIIGVIVYISANAGEPGPKRDEEKKNHYSYGWSFYFGGLSFILAEVIGVLAVNIYIERSREAHCQSRSDLLKAGGGAGGSGGSGPSAILRLPSYRFRYRRRSRSSSRSSEPSPSRDASPGGAGGPGFASTDISMYTLSRDPSKGSVAAGLAGAGGGGGGGGGGGGGGAAAYGGAGAGAGAGAGAGGGGAGAERDRGGAPGFLTLHNAFPKEAGGGVTVTVTGPPAAPAPAPPAPAAPAPGTLAKEAAASNTNTLNRKTTPV